One genomic window of Camelina sativa cultivar DH55 chromosome 5, Cs, whole genome shotgun sequence includes the following:
- the LOC104787004 gene encoding transcription factor LHW-like isoform X2: protein MMLNNRIILVGEGLVGRAAFTGHHQWILANSFNRDVHPPEVINEMLLQFSAGIQTVAVFPVVPHGVVQLGSSLPIMENLGFVNDVKALILQLGCVPGALLSENYRTYEPAADFIGVPVSRMIPSQGHKILQSSAFVAETSKPHFNSTGSSDQMVEEAPSNIVDEQIKQANLRDRNEGGWQNTMGYLTAAEVAVPSTNPDAWLNQNFSCMSNVDAAGQQLQCDDISSKRSLGSDDLFDMLGLDDKNKGCDNSWGVSQMRTDVLTRELSDFRIIQEMDPEFVSSGYELSGTDHLLDAVVSGACSSSKQISDETSESCKTTLTKVSNSSVTTPSHSSPQGSQLFEKKHVQPPGPSSVYGSQISSWVEQAHSLKREDSPRMMNKNETAKPTNNRKRLKPGENPRPRPKDRQMIQDRVKELREIIPNGAKCSIDALLERTIKHMLFLQNVSKHADKLKHTGESKILKEEGGGATWAFEVGSKSMVCPIVVEDVNPPRIFQVEMLCEQRGFFLEIADWIRSLGLTILKGVIETRIDKIWARFTVEASRDVTRMEIFMQLVNILEQTMKCGGNSKTILDGIKATMPLPVTGGCSM from the exons ATGATGTTAAACAATCGAATCATTTTGGTAGGCGAAGG GTTAGTTGGCCGAGCTGCATTTACTGGACATCATCAATGGATTCTAGCAAACAGTTTCAACCGCGATGTTCATCCACCTGAGGTTATTAATGAGATGCTTCTCCAATTCTCTGCTGGTATTCAG ACTGTTGCAGTTTTTCCTGTTGTTCCTCACGGTGTTGTTCAACTCGGTTCCTCTCTGCCT ATTATGGAGAACTTGGGGTTTGTGAATGATGTGAAGGCTCTTATCCTGCAACTAGGATGTGTTCCGGGAGCTCTCTTATCTGAAAATTACAGAACATATGAACCTGCTGCTGATTTTATTGGAGTGCCAGTGTCCCGGATGATACCTTCTCAAGGACACAAGATCCTTCAATCATCGGCTTTCGTAGCTGAAACTAGCAAGCCACACTTCAACTCCACTGGATCTTCAGATCAAATGGTTGAAGAAGCTCCCTCTAATATAGTGGATGAACAGATCAAGCAAGCAAATCTGAGAGATAGAAATGAAGGAGGATGGCAAAATACAATGGGTTATCTAACAGCTGCTGAAGTTGCAGTACCTTCAACAAATCCAGATGCATGGCTGAATCAAAACTTCTCCTGTATGTCTAATGTGGATGCAGCAGGGCAACAACTCCAATGTGACGACATCAGTTCCAAACGCTCGCTTGGAAGCGATGACTTGTTCGATATGTTGGGTTTGGATGATAAGAACAAAGGTTGTGACAACAGTTGGGGAGTTTCACAGATGAGAACTGATGTACTCACTAGGGAGTTATCTGACTTTAGGATCATTCAAGAAATGGATCCTGAGTTTGTCTCTTCAGGGTATGAACTTTCAGGAACTGATCATTTGTTAGATGCTGTGGTCTCGGGTGCTTGCTCATCATCAAAGCAGATCTCGGATGAAACATCTGAGTCCTGCAAAACCACTTTGACTAAAGTTAGTAATTCTTCGGTTACCACTCCATCTCACAGTAGCCCTCAAGGTAGCCAGTTATTTGAGAAGAAACACGTGCAACCACCGGGACCATCATCGGTCTACGGGTCTCAGATCAGTTCTTGGGTTGAACAAGCACACAGCTTGAAGCGTGAGGATAGTCCAAGGATGATGAATAAGAACGAaactgcaaaaccaactaataACCGTAAAAGGCTTAAACCAGGAGAGAATCCAAGACCAAGGCCTAAAGATCGCCAGATGATTCAAGATCGTGTCAAGGAGTTGCGTGAAATCATACCAAATGGTGCAAAA TGTAGCATTGATGCACTCCTCGAACGAACAATAAAGCACATGCTCTTCTTGCAAAACGTCTCCAAGCATGCTGATAAGCTGAAACATACCGGGGAATCCAAG ATTTTGaaagaggaaggtggaggagcaACATGGGCTTTTGAAGTCGGGTCAAAGTCTATGGTGTGTCCTATCGTCGTAGAGGATGTAAACCCACCTCGCATTTTCCAAGTTGAG ATGCTGTGCGAACAGCGAGGATTCTTTCTAGAAATCGCTGATTGGATTAGAAGCTTAGGGTTGACGATCTTGAAGGGTGTTATCGAAACTCGAATAGACAAGATTTGGGCTCGCTTCACCGTTGAG GCAAGTCGAGACGTGACGAGGATGGAGATATTCATGCAGCTAGTGAATATCTTGGAGCAGACAATGAAATGTGGAGGCAACTCTAAAACTATTTTGGATGGTATCAAAGCTACAATGCCCCTACCGGTTACTGGTGGCTGTTCTATGTAA
- the LOC104787004 gene encoding transcription factor LHW-like isoform X1 gives MGVLLQEALRSMCVNNQWCYAVFWKIGCQNSSLLIWEECYNDTASSSHPRRVSGLGIDAQGNDKVQLLTNRMMLNNRIILVGEGLVGRAAFTGHHQWILANSFNRDVHPPEVINEMLLQFSAGIQTVAVFPVVPHGVVQLGSSLPIMENLGFVNDVKALILQLGCVPGALLSENYRTYEPAADFIGVPVSRMIPSQGHKILQSSAFVAETSKPHFNSTGSSDQMVEEAPSNIVDEQIKQANLRDRNEGGWQNTMGYLTAAEVAVPSTNPDAWLNQNFSCMSNVDAAGQQLQCDDISSKRSLGSDDLFDMLGLDDKNKGCDNSWGVSQMRTDVLTRELSDFRIIQEMDPEFVSSGYELSGTDHLLDAVVSGACSSSKQISDETSESCKTTLTKVSNSSVTTPSHSSPQGSQLFEKKHVQPPGPSSVYGSQISSWVEQAHSLKREDSPRMMNKNETAKPTNNRKRLKPGENPRPRPKDRQMIQDRVKELREIIPNGAKCSIDALLERTIKHMLFLQNVSKHADKLKHTGESKILKEEGGGATWAFEVGSKSMVCPIVVEDVNPPRIFQVEMLCEQRGFFLEIADWIRSLGLTILKGVIETRIDKIWARFTVEASRDVTRMEIFMQLVNILEQTMKCGGNSKTILDGIKATMPLPVTGGCSM, from the exons atGGGAGTTTTACTACAAGAAGCTTTGAGGTCTATGTGTGTTAATAATCAATGGTGTTATGCTGTTTTCTGGAAGATTGGCTGTCAAAATTCTAG CTTGTTGATTTGGGAGGAATGCTATAATGATACCGCATCAAGCTCACATCCGCGAAGAGTGTCTGGACTTGGTATTGATGCACAAGGGAATGATAAGGTTCAATTGCTTACTAACAGAATGATGTTAAACAATCGAATCATTTTGGTAGGCGAAGG GTTAGTTGGCCGAGCTGCATTTACTGGACATCATCAATGGATTCTAGCAAACAGTTTCAACCGCGATGTTCATCCACCTGAGGTTATTAATGAGATGCTTCTCCAATTCTCTGCTGGTATTCAG ACTGTTGCAGTTTTTCCTGTTGTTCCTCACGGTGTTGTTCAACTCGGTTCCTCTCTGCCT ATTATGGAGAACTTGGGGTTTGTGAATGATGTGAAGGCTCTTATCCTGCAACTAGGATGTGTTCCGGGAGCTCTCTTATCTGAAAATTACAGAACATATGAACCTGCTGCTGATTTTATTGGAGTGCCAGTGTCCCGGATGATACCTTCTCAAGGACACAAGATCCTTCAATCATCGGCTTTCGTAGCTGAAACTAGCAAGCCACACTTCAACTCCACTGGATCTTCAGATCAAATGGTTGAAGAAGCTCCCTCTAATATAGTGGATGAACAGATCAAGCAAGCAAATCTGAGAGATAGAAATGAAGGAGGATGGCAAAATACAATGGGTTATCTAACAGCTGCTGAAGTTGCAGTACCTTCAACAAATCCAGATGCATGGCTGAATCAAAACTTCTCCTGTATGTCTAATGTGGATGCAGCAGGGCAACAACTCCAATGTGACGACATCAGTTCCAAACGCTCGCTTGGAAGCGATGACTTGTTCGATATGTTGGGTTTGGATGATAAGAACAAAGGTTGTGACAACAGTTGGGGAGTTTCACAGATGAGAACTGATGTACTCACTAGGGAGTTATCTGACTTTAGGATCATTCAAGAAATGGATCCTGAGTTTGTCTCTTCAGGGTATGAACTTTCAGGAACTGATCATTTGTTAGATGCTGTGGTCTCGGGTGCTTGCTCATCATCAAAGCAGATCTCGGATGAAACATCTGAGTCCTGCAAAACCACTTTGACTAAAGTTAGTAATTCTTCGGTTACCACTCCATCTCACAGTAGCCCTCAAGGTAGCCAGTTATTTGAGAAGAAACACGTGCAACCACCGGGACCATCATCGGTCTACGGGTCTCAGATCAGTTCTTGGGTTGAACAAGCACACAGCTTGAAGCGTGAGGATAGTCCAAGGATGATGAATAAGAACGAaactgcaaaaccaactaataACCGTAAAAGGCTTAAACCAGGAGAGAATCCAAGACCAAGGCCTAAAGATCGCCAGATGATTCAAGATCGTGTCAAGGAGTTGCGTGAAATCATACCAAATGGTGCAAAA TGTAGCATTGATGCACTCCTCGAACGAACAATAAAGCACATGCTCTTCTTGCAAAACGTCTCCAAGCATGCTGATAAGCTGAAACATACCGGGGAATCCAAG ATTTTGaaagaggaaggtggaggagcaACATGGGCTTTTGAAGTCGGGTCAAAGTCTATGGTGTGTCCTATCGTCGTAGAGGATGTAAACCCACCTCGCATTTTCCAAGTTGAG ATGCTGTGCGAACAGCGAGGATTCTTTCTAGAAATCGCTGATTGGATTAGAAGCTTAGGGTTGACGATCTTGAAGGGTGTTATCGAAACTCGAATAGACAAGATTTGGGCTCGCTTCACCGTTGAG GCAAGTCGAGACGTGACGAGGATGGAGATATTCATGCAGCTAGTGAATATCTTGGAGCAGACAATGAAATGTGGAGGCAACTCTAAAACTATTTTGGATGGTATCAAAGCTACAATGCCCCTACCGGTTACTGGTGGCTGTTCTATGTAA